A DNA window from Leishmania panamensis strain MHOM/PA/94/PSC-1 chromosome 27 sequence contains the following coding sequences:
- a CDS encoding hypothetical protein (TriTrypDB/GeneDB-style sysID: LpmP.27.0650), which produces MFMSSPEPYSRSVQRRLLCVCALALLCCVMLTDAAAPVYDATAVHILVVNTFDSSLRSSQVQVCATMGGVLVPDVSDAIHLELLNKMEEVGVTSYCGYLGGSTLLSSTGCTTSKATLDCIWYWDQGRYNGIENAYPFYKGNSYPASGSNGGLSGAGMISTASDNHWTHKDGIQTFPGKKYQRYAMLTLPQTYSKAGWVDSSDTSFSYGEVPTNSYFAMCLVELVTTTTTTSTTTTTTAEPPATTTTTTTMNPTTTTTTQPSNTSTTNGPAEKEESNQNVTMWVGISIFIVLVAGLTFVLILCKAREKGWCCYAPKESAVVMSVASGASVDPAASQRANPRVSRPSNLSLNSSISSSSSCGTVRSFHAVTPNKDGKGRRSILRNDYEEMEGYPKLHDPRSNTRSTHSATKEEFDSSAEQDTMLLPGPVLSSVTTGPTALAEPSSGTPALMRKPSRNWRSFELSNADNRTSPGPRLRRTTSVSFLD; this is translated from the coding sequence ATGTTCATGTCCTCTCCAGAACCCTACAGTAGGTCGGTGCAGCGACGGCTACTCTGCGTATGcgcgttggcgctgctgtgttgtGTGATGCTCAccgatgccgccgcccctgtgtacgacgccaccgctgtgcaTATTCTTGTGGTAAATACGTTTGATAGCTCCCTGCGCAGCTCTcaggtgcaggtgtgcgcGACGATGGGAGGCGTGCTAGTGCCAGATGTATCGGACGCCATTCACCTGGAACTGCTCAacaagatggaggaggtgggtgTCACGAGCTACTGCGGCTACCTGGGCGGCTCCACGCTTCTTTCGTCCACAGGCTGCACAACGTCCAAGGCAACGTTGGACTGCATTTGGTATTGGGACCAGGGGCGGTACAACGGCATTGAGAACGCCTATCCCTTTTACAAGGGCAACTCCTACCCGGCCTCGGGAAGCAACGGCGGTTTGAGTGGCGCAGGCATGATCAGCACAGCCTCCGATAACCACTGGACGCACAAGGACGGCATCCAAACATTTCCTGGGAAAAAATACCAGCGCTACGCGATGCTGACACTTCCCCAAACGTATTCAAAGGCGGGTTGGgtggacagcagcgacacctcGTTTTCGTACGGAGAAGTTCCCACGAACAGCTACTTTGCGATGTGCCTTGTCGAGCTGGTCACTACAACTACGACgacgagcaccaccaccaccacgacagcAGAGCCCCCGGCTACTActactaccaccaccaccatgaaccctaccaccaccaccaccacgcagcCATCCAACACGAGCACCACCAACGGACCTGCCGAGAAGGAGGAAAGCAACCAGAACGTAACCATGTGGGTCGGTATCTCCATCTTTATCGTGCTGGTGGCTGGGCTCACTTTTGTCCTCATCCTGTGCAAAGCTCGGGAAAAGGGCTGGTGCTGCTATGCCCCCAAGGAGTCTGCTGTGGTGATGTCAGTGGCCTCTGGCGCGTCGGTTGACCCGGCGGCGTCGCAGAGGGCAAACCCACGCGTGTCAAGGCCTTCCAACCTCTCGTTGAACTCGTCCATCTCTTctagcagcagctgcgggacCGTGCGCTCTTTCCACGCCGTCACACCCAATAAAGACGGTAAGGGGCGCCGGTCCATTCTCCGAAACGATTACGAAGAAATGGAGGGCTACCCAAAGCTCCACGACCCCCGCTCTAACACCAGAAGCACGCACTCCGCCACGAAAGAGGAGTTCGACTCTAGTGCAGAGCAGGATACGATGCTTCTCCCGGGACCTGTGTTGTCGAGTGTTACGACTGGGCCAACTGCTCTAGCCGAACCTTCTTCCGGTACCCCGGCACTGATGCGGAAACCGTCCCGGAACTGGCGGTCGTTTGAGTTGTCCAATGCGGACAACAGGACCTCCCCGGGGCCacggctgcgccgcaccacgAGCGTGAGCTTCCTTGACTAG
- the AAT23.1 gene encoding amino acid permease, putative (TriTrypDB/GeneDB-style sysID: LpmP.27.0660), whose product MASNEASPRFGHPLQSPGRQPQRDLQDPRSPFDVEEVPRYVGEDVKGMVDTSSTEAQDPYDFSRYDPKNQIEMQDRVRADRVTRRRIPANTLQKYLNYIVPYGGLFSTGLNLASSSIGAGIIALPYAFNSSGLVMAIFYMVVIAYLTIYSYYLLGQAGTRTGLRNYEQIVRTLLGPGADYFLAFCMWFLSFGGEVSYVISVKDVLTAFLENADNTPAFLLGIWGQRLLTFIVWLVAMLPLCLPKEINSLRYFSCIAIVFIVYFVIAMVVHSTQNGLRADPRPEIRLFNTGNTAIAGLATFMFAFLSQLNAYESYEEMKSPTPLRLTLGASISVGIVFVLYLFAGLFGYLDFGAAMTGSALKYYNPIADKMMGVGYVGILFKLCVGFGLHMIPVRDAIYHCIRVDVHTIAWWKNACVCGFMALLSLVAGLFIPNINVVFGLVGGFSGGFIGFIYPALMVMYAGSWSLSSVGWYHYLSTYLLLIVGVIGVVWGTASSIYGEI is encoded by the coding sequence ATGGCCAGCAACGAAGCAAGCCCTCGCTTTGGGCATCCTTTGCAGTCCCCGGGGAGGCAACCCCAGAGGGATTTGCAGGATCCGCGCTCCCCGTTCGATGTGGAAGAGGTTCCGAGGTACGTCGGGGAGGACGTGAAGGGGATGGTGGACACTTCCTCTACTGAGGCGCAGGACCCATACGACTTCTCGCGATACGACCCGAAGAACCAGATCGAGATGCAGGACAGGGTACGCGCCGACCGCGTGACCCGCCGCCGCATACCTGCAAACACGCTTCAGAAGTACCTCAACTACATTGTGCCCTACGGTGGTCTGTTTTCCACGGGCCTCAACCTGGCGAGCTCCTCCATCGGTGCCGGCATTATCGCGCTCCCGTACGCCTTCAACTCCTCTGGTCTCGTTATGGCGATTTTCTATATGGTTGTTATCGCCTACCTCACTATCTACTCCTACTACCTGCTGGGCCAGGCTGGGACCAGGACTGGTCTGCGCAACTACGAGCAGATTGTGCGCACGCTGCTCGGCCCCGGCGCCGACTACTTCCTCGCCTTCTGCATGTGGTTTCTGAGCTTTGGTGGAGAGGTGTCGTACGTCATCTCAGTGAAGGATGTGCTGACCGCCTTCCTCGAAAACGCTGACAACACGCCGGCGTTCCTGTTGGGCATCTGGGGCCAGCGCCTGCTCACCTTCATCGTATGGCTTGTGGCCATGCTACCGCTGTGCCTGCCAAAGGAGATCAACTCGCTGCGCTACTTCTCCTGCATCGCGATTGTGTTCATCGTGTACTTTGTGATCgcgatggtggtgcacaGCACGCAAAACGGGCTGCGTGCCGATCCGCGTCCGGAGATTCGGCTCTTCAACACGGGCAACACCGCCATTGCTGGCCTGGCCACGTTCATGTTTGCCTTTCTTTCGCAGCTGAATGCGTACGAGTCCTACGAGGAGATGAAGAGCCCCACGCCGCTTCGCCTCACGCTGGGCGCGAGCATCTCCGTTGGTATCGTGTTTGTGCTGTACCTCTTCGCTGGGCTCTTTGGGTACCTCGACTTCGGCGCTGCGATGACGGGCTCCGCACTGAAGTATTACAACCCCATCGCGGATAAGATGATGGGCGTCGGCTATGTTGGCATCCTGTTCAAGCTGTGTGTCGGGTTCGGCCTGCACATGATCCCGGTGCGCGATGCCATCTACCACTGCATCCGCGTGGATGTGCACACCATCGCGTGGTGGAAgaacgcgtgtgtgtgcggcttCATGGCACTGCTCTCACTGGTGGCTGGGCTGTTCATCCCGAACATCAACGTTGTCTTTGGCCTTGTCGGCGGCTTTTCTGGCGGCTTCATCGGCTTTATTTACCCGGCGCTCATGGTCATGTACGCTGGCAGCTGGTCGCTGTCGTCGGTTGGGTGGTACCACTACCTCTCCACGTACTTGCTGCTCATCGTCGGTGTCATTGGCGTCGTGTGGGGGACGGCCAGTTCCATCTATGGCGAGATTTAG
- the AAT23.2 gene encoding amino acid permease, putative (TriTrypDB/GeneDB-style sysID: LpmP.27.0670), with the protein MPTRGNHSANDALHLKHGQDRAVLDNMPEDPPEYGEDGLNMLNDDLNQEYLADEVVVGASDVDCKTEESKKADSSSFSGEREPVAEGYKQQLANIDIMQEILEAERRDREERVWRRRHTTNPVLRILQVIMPYGGILSSAFSIASSTIGGGIIGLPAAFQMSGIGMAVIYLMVVVTMAVYSFVLLAIVSHKTALYNWEIIARRLMGRGWDYFVVFVMWVLCFGGDVSYIIALKSILTGFLKNSPAASDYIKSEPGFRLITSMLWIVVILPMCVLKEINSLRIVSTVAILFVVFFTITCIIHSAQSLQERGMRDDLVVFQTGNTAIKGLSSLMFAFIAQVNAPEISREMYKFSVYRVFLSALLGMSLCAVLYFLTGLFGYLDFGPEVNDSILAMYNPLKDHLMAVSYAGMMLKICVGFALHLIPCRDCVYYMIGTDVSRVPWWKNALLCALQATGALAAGLFIPRITTVFGLLGGFCGGFVGFIFPALFMMYSGSFSVARVGWGHFLGTYALLLAGVIAVVWGTSAAIYGAVLSSW; encoded by the coding sequence ATGCCGACCAGAGGAAACCACAGCGCTAACGATGCGCTGCATCTTAAGCACGGGCAGGACCGGGCGGTCCTGGACAACATGCCAGAAGACCCGCCGGAGTACGGCGAGGACGGGCTGAACATGCTGAACGATGACCTCAACCAGGAGTACCTGGCGGATGAAGTTGTGGTGGGAGCTAGCGACGTGGACTGTAAAACCGAGGAATCCAAGAAGGCTGATTCCTCCTCGTTCAGTGGTGAGCGAGAGCCAGTAGCAGAAGGGTACAAACAGCAATTGGCTAACATAGACATCATGCAGGAGATCCTTGAGGCGGAGCGACGCGACCGTGAGGAGCGtgtgtggcgccgccgccacaccacCAATCCCGTGTTGCGGATACTGCAGGTGATCATGCCGTATGGTGGCATCCTCTCCTCGGCCTTCAGCATCGCCAGCTCCAcgatcggcggcggcatcatcGGACTCCCTGCGGCCTTTCAGATGAGTGGAATAGGGATGGCTGTGATCTACTTGATGGTCGTGGTGACCATGGCGGTGTACTCCtttgtgctgctcgccatTGTGTCGCACAAAACCGCGCTGTACAACTGGGAGATCATCGCGCGCCGCTTGATGGGCCGCGGCTGGGACTACTTTGTGGTCTTTGTCATGTGGGTGCTTTGCTTTGGCGGTGATGTCTCGTACATCATTGCCCTCAAGAGTATTCTCACCGGCTTCCTGAAGAACTCGCCAGCTGCCTCAGACTACATCAAGTCCGAGCCGGGCTTTCGGCTCATTACATCGATGCTGTGGATCGTCGTGATACTCCCCATGTGCGTGCTGAAGGAGATCAACTCGCTGCGCATTGTGTCGACAGTGGCCATCCTCTTTGTTGTCTTCTTCACTATCACCTGCATCATTCACTCTGCCCAGAGCCTGCAGGAACGCGGCATGAGGGACGACCTTGTCGTTTTCCAAACCGGCAACACGGCGATCAAGGGCTTGTCGAGCCTCATGTTTGCCTTCATTGCACAGGTAAATGCGCCGGAGATCTCACGTGAGATGTACAAGTTCTCCGTTTACCGCGTCTTCCTGTCAGCACTGCTCGGAATGTCGCTGTGCGCCGTGCTCTACTTCCTGACAGGTCTCTTCGGCTACCTTGACTTCGGTCCTGAGGTGAACGACTCCATCTTGGCCATGTACAACCCCCTCAAGGACCATCTCATGGCCGTTTCGTACGCTGGCATGATGCTCAAAATCTGCGTAGGCTTCGCTCTGCATCTGATACCCTGCCGCGACTGTGTCTACTACATGATAGGCACCGATGTATCTCGCGTGCCCTGGTGGAAGAATGCTCTCTTGTGTGCCTTACAGGCTACGGGTGCCCTCGCCGCCGGCCTCTTTATCCCGCGCATCACCACCGTCTTTGGTCTGCTGGGTGGCTTCTGCGGGGGCTTCGTTGGCTTCATCTTCCCAGCGCTGTTCATGATGTACTCGGGCAGCTTCTCGGTTGCTCGCGTTGGCTGGGGCCACTTCCTTGGCACCtacgcactgctgctggctggTGTTATTGCCGTGGTGTGGGGCACGAGCGCTGCCATCTACGGCGCTGTCCTCTCTTCATGGTAG
- a CDS encoding hypothetical protein (TriTrypDB/GeneDB-style sysID: LpmP.27.0680) — protein sequence MHVARHKGSLTNGELGRGSKQAADPGDDWKAQSESEVEISWDSGADGNSTSTSHIGSSTAPQQAATPLSPLFQYFSLLASYHGALHIPRYWADLFHVASVTEGKDVDGSASERGHEWAGELISPVTEIDLSATYAGPTTLLALGDVLRVHCVTKQRSDSQRRPLSGKKDMVTLPVVMAPLWGAGSRRASEGGEVMCSLLPDLTALRLTHLSMDFTAPCDASTLKGGNAVLRYMLEALQGHPSLKVLDVSGNPVAAALVPAISRLAQMTPSLTTLVLDDTLITDCEKKMLRAQCLLNELRMQRATADGVAATVSGGASSTSSSDSATQALWAAQMAERVFMAVERGASAVPGLFGRSTTLIHRYDAPQTAQANASSLEKKSRELRMSYNACKESELGSNSVTSLSVADVAPMMELTYLTYDLSSEGGAAAVAAAAPPAGTTWGVECVEVVRCAFMSRSLAQRTVLGGRLVWSNVPKPLEAVESRDLATPSAVAVTATDLLLSLRQQVLPEPEAPPGLRRDSVRDPTSLTIAEENYWTLRKKQDTQWGYVMQKISENLIPVYVRSGQTLYVEGSHCDSIYLLPVSLQATCTYAEVQAGTDLLRVNRVLPGQWVGDAEVLDCLSIYAKYHTSTAGGSAVVPNLGTAFQRRSAVRIVTEATGDIVVWALPFPVAFFYLYAPYQLLHKQFVHRTPMGAFTHIHPIHIACVPVHLHANHGCWNVEAGQGCDSNAAPILCRYAFMSRHVLLLEEGEFVLRLPSLANPVGSRKGDATGASTSGSMEYHHLLSGVTVLTQPLLDLDAELRATTAKGVTEKDVASVTYSRGPKGVHVLGKEAALRRFRAAKIAHTEASTALQRNVASGIADAAGEEVSRNDSDGGAAELRQYRAGGRMARWRYAAIANEQFTALCPELRVALTQHSFVVHDV from the coding sequence ATGCACGTCGCACGGCATAAGGGCAGCTTGACTAACGGCGAACTGGGCCGCGGGTCAAAGCAGGCGGCCGATCCCGGTGATGACTGGAAAGCACAAAGTGAGAGCGAGGTCGAGATAAGCTGGGATAGCGGTGCCGATGGTAACAGCACGAGTACATCACACATTGGTTCGTCAACTGCTCCTCAACAGGCCGCCACACCTTTGAGCCCTCTCTTCCAATACTTCTCACTCCTCGCCTCCTACCACGGCGCCCTGCACATACCCCGGTACTGGGCAGATCTCTTTCACGTGGCGTCGGTCACAGAAGGAAAAGATGTTgatggcagcgccagcgagcGCGGTCACGAGTGGGCTGGCGAGCTCATCTCCCCTGTAACGGAGATTGACCTCAGCGCTACCTACGCGGGACCGACCACACTCCTGGCCCTTGGTGACGTGCTTCGTGTGCACTGCGTTACCAAACAGCGAAGCGACAGCCAGCGACGACCTCTTTCTGGAAAGAAAGACATGGTTACGCTGCCTGTCGTGATGGCACCACTCTGGGGCGCGGGCTCGCGTCGTgcaagcgagggaggggaggtgatgTGCTCATTGCTGCCGGACTTGACAGCGCTGCGACTCACTCATCTCTCAATGGACTTCACGGCACCTTGCGACGCAAGCACGTTGAAAGGCGGGAACGCAGTGCTGCGCTACATGCTGGAGGCACTACAGGGCCACCCCTCCCTGAAGGTGCTGGATGTCTCCGGCAAcccggtggcggcggcgcttgtCCCAGCCATTTCGCGTCTGGCTCAAATGACGCCGTCTTTGACGACACTTGTGCTGGACGACACGCTTATCACGGATTGTGAGAAGAAGATGCTTCGTGCACAGTGCTTGCTCAATGAATTGCGAATGCAGCGCGCAACAGCCGATGGCGTGGCGGCGACAGTTTCGGGTGGCGCTTCATCGACATCCTCTTCCGACTCTGCTACGCAAGCTCTGTGGGCTGCGCAGATGGCGGAGAGGGTGTTCATGGCGGTGGAGCGTGGCGCCTCGGCCGTGCCCGGGCTCTTTGGGAGGTCTACTACTCTGATTCATCGCTACGATGCGCCTCAGACGGCACAGGCGAACGCCTCATCTTTAGAAAAAAAATCAAGGGAGTTGCGCATGTCCTACAACGCGTGCAAGGAATCCGAGCTGGGCTCCAACTCGGTGACTTCGTTATCCGTAGCGGATGTGGCGCCAATGATGGAACTGACATATCTGACCTACGACTTATCAAgcgaaggcggtgctgctgcagtcgcagcagcggccccGCCGGCGGGTACGACGTGGGGTGTCGAGTGTGTCGAGGTGGTACGATGCGCCTTCATGTCCCGatcgctggcgcagcgcaccgtgCTCGGAGGGCGGCTGGTGTGGTCCAACGTCCCGAAGCCTCTCGAAGCAGTGGAATCAAGGGATTTGGCTACACCGTCGGCCGTTGCGGTAACAGCCACCGATCTCCTCCTTAGTCTCCGTCAGCAAGTACTTCCCGAGCCAGAGGCCCCGCCGGGACTGCGGCGCGACTCCGTACGTGATCCCACCTCTCTCACCATCGCGGAGGAGAACTACTGGACCCTGCGGAAGAAGCAGGACACACAGTGGGGCTATGTTATGCAGAAGATCTCGGAAAACTTGATCCCGGTATACGTGCGCAGCGGTCAAACCCTCTATGTGGAAGGTAGCCACTGCGACAGTATCTACCTTCTCCCTGTATCGCTCCAGGCGACGTGCACCTACGCAGAGGTGCAAGCTGGCACGGATCTGCTACGAGTGAACCGAGTCCTGCCAGGCCAGTGGGTCGGCGACGCCGAGGTTCTCGACTGTCTGTCCATCTACGCCAAGTATCATACTTCGActgctggcggcagcgctgtcgtgCCCAACCTAGGGACCGCCTTTCAGCGCAGGAGTGCCGTGCGCATTGTCACCGAGGCAACGGGTGACATCGTTGTCTGGGCGCTTCCTTTCCCTGTTGCCTTCTTTTACCTATACGCCCCGTATCAGCTCCTCCACAAGCAGTTCGTCCACCGCACCCCAATGGGCGCCTTCACCCACATCCACCCGATCCACATTGCCTGTGTGCCGGTGCACTTGCACGCGAACCACGGCTGCTGGAATGTCGAAGCAGGACAGGGCTGCGACAGCAATGCCGCGCCGATTCTTTGCCGATACGCATTCATGTCGCGCCATGTCCTGCTACTGGAGGAGGGCGAGtttgtgctgcgcctgcctTCGTTGGCCAATCCTGTGGGATCCCGCAAGGGTGACGCCACAGGGGCGTCAACATCAGGGTCGATGGAGTACCACCACCTCTTGTCCGGTGTGACTGTGCTGACGCAACCTCTCCTAGACCTTGACGCTGAACTCCgagccaccaccgccaaagGGGTCACTGAGAAGGACGTTGCAAGTGTCACGTACAGCCGCGGACCGAAGGGAGTGCATGTCCTCGGCAAGGAGGCAGCACTCCGCCGCTTCCGTGCGGCCAAGATAGCGCACACGGAGGCAAgcactgcgctgcagcgtAATGTAGCCAGTGGGATAGCAGATGCGGCTGGGGAAGAAGTTAGCCGTaacgacagcgacggaggcgctgcggagctTCGACAGTACCGTGCTGGTGGACGGatggcgcggtggcgctACGCCGCCATCGCTAACGAGCAGTTCACTGCCCTCTGTCCTGAACTGCGCGTTGCCCTGACTCAGCACAGCTTCGTGGTGCACGACGTGTGA
- a CDS encoding hypothetical protein (TriTrypDB/GeneDB-style sysID: LpmP.27.0690), producing MQNSSYSHLVQQPRGGQGMPDSPNIGVPPSTYPPKSPSTPPLVFTAQCGGVPAQLQDPLSSSLCAEPLQMSYPTLLGRHNSCTLIEVEDSPIKVTCRTRGGSRSPYMAPMPSEMAADTDRSGRHNPYSFSFSGSSSPRQLTTPTHSPQINTFEMGGDPFRRMLCGGPCHGARPSAADAPLMQGHSVRLDTMFALPSEVVHRSLKDRCRYIQFPADLPPISNSGTAGPHANNGNHTSSNGSTGSGFSGENNLPMALFIGQVRFETTPAELLWLVHRTCGACASHLESRGAGCYLLYCKSEADLTLVRSLHKRILFDIGGVWLARTADEVDAMCEYIALDAPLLSKKARLPRDSMVVEELKADAVNSGGRRAHGGGGGHERRTFSDNSLSGHCRGGGRGSSAQGSGVDDIFQAAGGEVSQNIRRQQQQQRKREGLPSYEESALPYPGYPPQLLDGCPLYK from the coding sequence ATGCAGAACAGCAGCTACAGTCACCTCGTCCAGCAGCCGCGCGGCGGCCAAGGAATGCCGGACTCCCCGAACATTGGCGTGCCGCCGTCAACCTACCCGCCGAAGAGCCCTAGTACGCCGCCACTCGTGTTTACAGCGCAATGCGGTGGAGTacctgcacagctgcaggatCCCCTCTCGAGTTCGCTGTGCGCTGAACCGCTGCAGATGAGCTATCCAACACTCCTGGGGCGTCACAACAGCTGCACCTTGATTGAGGTCGAGGACAGTCCTATCAAGGTCACTTGCCGCACCAGGGGTGGCTCCCGCTCGCCGTACATGGCGCCGATGCCGAGCGAAATGGCCGCCGATACGGACCGCAGCGGCCGGCACAACCCCTACAGCTTCAGCTTCTCCGGTAGCTCCAGTCCCAGACAGTTGACCACCCCGACACACTCCCCGCAGATCAACACATTTGAGATGGGAGGGGATCCCTTTCGTAGGATGCTGTGCGGTGGTCCGTGCCACGGCGCAAGGCCATCGGCGGCGGATGCCCCTCTCATGCAAGGCCACAGCGTGCGCCTCGACACGATGTTTGCGCTGCCATCGGAGGTGGTGCATCGCTCCCTGAAAGATCGTTGTCGCTACATTCAGTTTCCTGCCGATCTCCCACCCATCTCTAATTCCGGCACAGCTGGCCCACACGCGAACAACGGCAACCACACCAGCTCGAatggcagcaccggcagcggcttcTCTGGTGAGAACAATCTCCCTATGGCCCTTTTTATTGGCCAAGTGCGGTTTGAGACGACGCCTGCGGAGCTTCTGTGGCTTGTACACCGCACCTGTGGGGCCTGCGCGAGTCACCTCGAAAGCCGCGGAGCGGGGTGTTACCTACTGTATTGCAAGAGTGAGGCGGACCTGACTCTCGTTCGCAGCTTGCACAAGCGCATTCTCTTCGATATTGGTGGCGTGTGGCTGGCGCGAACAGCAGACGAGGTGGACGCAATGTGTGAGTATATTGCACTTGACGCGCCGCTCTTATCCAAGAAAGCTCGCCTTCCGCGCGATTCAATGGTGGTCGAGGAACTCAAGGCGGATGCTGTCAACAGTGGTGGTCGCCGCGcacacggcggcggtggcggtcaTGAAAGGAGAACCTTCAGTGACAATAGCCTTTCCGGCCACTGTAGGGGTGGTGGCCGTGGCAGTAGTGCGCAAGGCTCTGGTGTTGACGACATATTCCAGGCGGCTGGCGGCGAAGTCAGCCAGAACATcagacgacagcagcaacaacaacggaAACGAGAGGGACTCCCGTCCTATGAGGAGTCAGCTCTGCCATACCCGGGCTACCCGCCTCAGTTGTTGGACGGTTGCCCTCTCTACAAGTAA